The Acanthopagrus latus isolate v.2019 chromosome 13, fAcaLat1.1, whole genome shotgun sequence genome contains a region encoding:
- the rbmx2 gene encoding RNA-binding motif protein, X-linked 2, with protein sequence MNPLTKVKLINELNEREADLGVKESVSWHTEYRDSAWIFVGGFPFELTEGDIICVFSQYGEIVNINLVRDKKTGKSKGFCFICYEDQRSTVLAVDNFNGIKIKGRTIRVDHVKDYRPPKDHEDIDDVTKQLREEGCAPKAQQSSSSSSEEEEQYAIPVKKPKKDKKEKKKKKKEKKEKKKAEKEKEKERGSRALHSSSSSPPPPPAFRVKEEKEDAGYDKYNQRAAPPGGQQNGQRARDSERLRGEEERRRGETDREREEDRRRNREREGERKRETDREYERRRESDRDRDSDRRRETERDDRRRERRDTDRDDRRRDTDRDDRRREMDRDDRRREMDRDRPRKH encoded by the exons ATGAA tccACTGACGAAGGTGAAGCTGATCAATGAACTGAATGAACGCGAGGCCGACCTCGGGGTGAAGGAGTCTGTGTCCTGGCACACTGAGTACAGAGACAGCGCCTGGATATTTGTTG GTGGATTTCCATTCGAGCTGACTGAAGGTGACATCATCTGCGTCTTCTCTCA GTATGGAGAGATCGTCAACATCAATCTGGTGCGAGACAAGAAGACAGGGAAGTCCAAAGGCTTCTGCTTCATCTGCTACGAGGACCAGAGGAGCACCGTCCTGGCTGTGGACAACTTCAACGGCATCAAG atTAAAGGTCGGACGATTCGTGTGGATCATGTTAAAGACTACCGTCCTCCCAAAGACCACGAGGACATCGATGACGTGACCAAACAACTGAGGGAGGAAGGCTGCGCTCCCAAAGCCCAGCAgtcatcctcctcgtcctcagaggaggaggagcagtacGCCATCCCTGTGAAGAAGCCCAAAAAAG acaagaaagagaagaagaaaaagaagaaagagaagaaggagaagaagaaggcagagaaggagaaggagaaagagagagggagccgGGCgctgcactcctcctcctcctcacctcctcctcctcctgccttcaGAGtcaaggaggagaaggaggacgcCGGCTACGACAAGTACAACCAGAGGGCGGCGCCACCGGGAGGACAACAGAACGGACAGAGAGCGAGGGACAGCGAGAGACTccggggggaggaggagaggaggaggggggagacagacagggagagagaggaagacaggaggaggaatcGTGAGAGGGAGggcgagaggaagagagagacagacagagagtatgagagaagaagagagtcTGATCGGGACAGAGATAGCGACAGAcgaagagagacagaaagagacgaTAGAAGACGAGA aagaagagacacgGACAGAGAcgacagaagaagagacacgGACAGAGacgacagaagaagagagatggacagagacgacagaagaagagagatggacagagaccGTCCTCGTAAACACTGA